In one window of Desulforhabdus amnigena DNA:
- a CDS encoding M24 family metallopeptidase → MTLGMMATDAEQRIDFEAMRSYKLKRIQAQLAEKDLGAMLCFDPDNVRYATSTAIGEWSRDKYVRWCVVPREGEPYLFELGSAQEVKKEICPWIPSERIFPGGGWLRGANTKGATSMALMGTVARIKAVLEASKVAEMAIGIDTVDLYMLDALKSAGLKIVNGWDVMWDARLIKCPQELTIIETAASLADGCFEYIADKIRPGVRESEIVAEIYGWLLKQGCDRVTGVNCVSGPRSNPHPHDFSDRMIRPGELVFIDIMAHYLGYGTCYYRTFAATRTTQKQKDLYKKAHEWLQASIEVVRPGITTADIANQWPTAQELGYPDELAAAGLCVGHGIGVSIHEKPFITRLFSAEPMPIEAGMHFALETFCGEGVDGARIEQQIIVTETGHKVITQWPCDELMVCSAR, encoded by the coding sequence ATGACATTAGGCATGATGGCCACAGATGCCGAGCAAAGAATCGATTTCGAAGCGATGCGAAGCTACAAGCTCAAGAGGATTCAAGCCCAGTTGGCCGAAAAAGACCTTGGAGCCATGCTGTGCTTCGATCCGGATAACGTGAGATACGCCACCTCCACCGCCATCGGCGAATGGAGCAGGGATAAATATGTCCGCTGGTGCGTTGTCCCACGCGAAGGCGAACCGTACCTCTTTGAGCTGGGATCCGCTCAGGAGGTCAAGAAGGAGATCTGCCCGTGGATTCCCTCCGAGCGCATCTTTCCAGGCGGCGGATGGCTTCGCGGGGCCAATACGAAGGGCGCGACAAGCATGGCGCTTATGGGAACCGTCGCTCGCATCAAGGCGGTTCTCGAAGCCAGCAAGGTTGCCGAGATGGCCATCGGGATCGATACGGTGGATCTCTATATGTTGGATGCCTTGAAGAGCGCCGGCCTGAAGATCGTGAACGGTTGGGACGTCATGTGGGACGCGCGTCTCATCAAGTGCCCCCAGGAACTCACCATCATCGAAACCGCAGCCTCACTGGCGGATGGATGCTTCGAATACATTGCGGACAAAATCCGGCCGGGTGTAAGAGAATCGGAGATTGTCGCAGAGATCTATGGATGGCTCCTCAAACAGGGGTGCGATCGTGTGACGGGTGTCAACTGCGTTTCCGGTCCCCGGAGCAACCCCCATCCGCATGACTTCTCCGACCGAATGATCCGTCCGGGCGAACTGGTCTTTATCGATATCATGGCTCATTACCTCGGCTACGGCACCTGCTACTACCGCACGTTTGCAGCCACCCGGACCACTCAGAAGCAAAAGGATCTCTACAAGAAGGCCCATGAATGGCTGCAGGCTTCCATTGAAGTCGTACGCCCCGGAATCACCACGGCCGATATTGCCAACCAATGGCCCACAGCCCAGGAACTGGGATACCCGGACGAGCTCGCGGCAGCGGGCTTGTGCGTCGGGCACGGGATTGGGGTCAGCATACACGAAAAACCCTTCATCACCCGGCTCTTCAGCGCGGAACCGATGCCGATCGAAGCCGGGATGCACTTTGCCCTGGAAACCTTCTGCGGCGAAGGCGTGGACGGCGCCAGGATCGAGCAGCAAATCATCGTCACGGAAACGGGTCACAAGGTCATTACCCAGTGGCCATGTGATGAATTGATGGTCTGCTCGGCCCGATAG
- a CDS encoding thiamine pyrophosphate-dependent dehydrogenase E1 component subunit alpha translates to MPELTKDQKLALYRGLVRARKYDELNVRMASEGKLLTFYHSAQGHEAIGVGACSVLRKDDYVYMHIRGHGVPYAIGKGIDPKNCVAEHLGKATGWGGGITGVHMVDKENGVLGVGGTIGSCFVLSAGYALAAKKRGKGQVCVCFTGDGGMQRGQAHEAMNMAASWKLPVVWVVENNLMAWFTPFCDTSAVKDIAQVAKAYDMPGVIVDGMDVFAVREAVEKAVKRARKGEGPSLIECKTYRFRSHSEGRPDACHNKLRPQEEIEKWKERDPVKLCRERLLEEGVLTVELMDGIEREYAVEMEEAEKFALESPYPDPSRLPEIVYAP, encoded by the coding sequence ATGCCTGAACTCACGAAAGATCAGAAACTGGCGCTATACCGGGGGCTCGTTCGTGCTCGAAAATATGATGAGCTCAATGTCCGCATGGCTTCGGAAGGAAAGCTCCTCACTTTCTATCACAGCGCACAGGGCCATGAAGCCATCGGTGTCGGCGCCTGCTCGGTTCTGAGAAAAGACGACTACGTGTACATGCACATCCGCGGTCATGGCGTGCCTTACGCCATCGGCAAAGGGATCGATCCCAAGAACTGCGTCGCCGAGCACCTCGGCAAGGCTACCGGCTGGGGGGGCGGAATCACGGGCGTCCACATGGTGGACAAGGAAAATGGTGTCCTCGGCGTGGGCGGAACCATCGGCTCGTGCTTTGTCTTATCGGCGGGATATGCCCTGGCGGCCAAAAAACGAGGAAAAGGACAGGTTTGTGTCTGCTTTACCGGTGACGGCGGAATGCAGAGGGGCCAGGCTCACGAAGCCATGAACATGGCGGCCAGCTGGAAGCTTCCGGTTGTCTGGGTCGTCGAAAACAACCTCATGGCCTGGTTCACGCCGTTTTGCGATACCAGCGCCGTCAAAGATATCGCCCAGGTGGCCAAAGCCTACGACATGCCGGGAGTCATCGTAGACGGTATGGATGTCTTTGCGGTGCGTGAAGCCGTTGAGAAAGCCGTCAAGCGAGCTAGAAAAGGAGAGGGCCCTTCCCTGATTGAATGCAAGACATACCGGTTCAGAAGCCATTCAGAGGGCAGACCGGATGCTTGCCATAACAAGCTGAGGCCCCAAGAAGAGATCGAGAAGTGGAAGGAGAGGGATCCTGTCAAATTGTGTAGGGAAAGACTGCTGGAAGAAGGAGTTCTGACGGTTGAGCTCATGGACGGGATTGAGCGGGAATATGCGGTGGAAATGGAAGAGGCGGAGAAATTCGCCCTGGAGAGCCCCTATCCCGATCCTTCCAGACTGCCTGAAATCGTCTATGCACCTTAA
- a CDS encoding SDR family NAD(P)-dependent oxidoreductase, with translation MTSSSVSNQKLKDKVAIITGSSRGMGRAAAILFAQHGAKVVVNYHGNKEAADQVVKKIEETGGSAIAIQADIGKIADLPRLVDGCIEKFGKLDILYHNAAIHYVCPDLEDVTEGVWDMTYNSIIKGPFFLTKLAIPHLKKSGNGCIIFTSTSSAGTATPADPHYMTAKNAVNALYRILGGWLAPEIRVNCVVPGFVKTDMFRHHPPQMWDVLGSMVPMNRMCTPLDIANAALFLASDDACNITAQEIVVDGGRSSAIPRRNVLPVLQAMKPGVSTYDKQAYGSDNIKEMDVGI, from the coding sequence ATGACAAGCTCAAGCGTTTCCAATCAGAAATTGAAGGATAAGGTCGCGATCATAACGGGCTCGTCCCGCGGAATGGGAAGAGCGGCAGCTATCCTGTTCGCTCAACACGGCGCCAAAGTCGTTGTGAACTATCATGGCAATAAAGAGGCCGCTGACCAGGTTGTGAAGAAAATCGAAGAAACGGGGGGCAGCGCCATCGCCATTCAGGCTGATATCGGAAAGATCGCCGATCTGCCCAGGCTCGTGGATGGATGCATTGAGAAATTTGGCAAGCTCGATATTCTCTACCACAATGCTGCCATCCACTATGTGTGCCCGGACCTGGAAGATGTGACGGAAGGAGTCTGGGACATGACCTACAACAGCATCATCAAGGGACCGTTCTTTCTAACCAAACTGGCCATACCACACCTGAAGAAGAGCGGAAACGGCTGCATCATTTTCACTTCGACCAGCTCCGCAGGGACCGCCACGCCGGCCGATCCGCACTACATGACCGCAAAGAACGCCGTAAACGCGCTTTACCGGATCCTGGGCGGATGGCTTGCTCCTGAAATCCGCGTGAATTGCGTGGTTCCCGGTTTTGTCAAGACGGACATGTTCCGCCATCATCCGCCGCAGATGTGGGACGTCCTGGGATCGATGGTTCCCATGAACCGTATGTGCACGCCGCTCGATATCGCCAATGCCGCGTTGTTCCTGGCTTCCGATGACGCCTGTAATATCACCGCCCAGGAGATCGTCGTCGACGGCGGAAGATCGAGCGCCATACCCAGGAGAAATGTGCTTCCGGTCCTCCAGGCGATGAAGCCCGGTGTCAGCACCTACGACAAGCAGGCCTACGGCAGCGACAACATTAAAGAAATGGATGTGGGAATCTAA